The Stigmatella aurantiaca DW4/3-1 genome contains the following window.
CACCCGGGGCCGGCGCGGGTGGGGCCAGGAGCCGCTTTCGCCCCTCCGGCGAGGTCTCCGCGGGGCGGACGGGGTGCCTCAGACACAACCCTCAACGTAGATATTGCGCTCATGATGTCAGCCGACTACTACAGCGTGCTGGCGGTGCGCAGCGTCCTCCCTGGGAGGTTCGACGGTCCAGTGACAACCCGTCCATGTCAGCGCCTGCCTGGAGAACCATCTGAAGCACCGGACGGTGACTCTCATGCGCGTGTCCCTGAACGTCCCGGCGTCCTCACTGCCCGCTGCCCGCCCGTATCGCTCCCGCGCCCATCGACGCCTCGCCTCACCCCTTTGACCCGCCGTCGGAGAACGTTATGTCCCTGCGCATCCGCCTGTACTCGGATTTCGTCTGCCCCTTCTGCTTCATCGCAGAGCGGAGCATCCTCCTGCGACTGCAGAAGGAGTACGCCGTGGACGTGGATTGGCGGGGCTTCGAGCTGCACCCGGAGATTCCCCTGGGGGGCACGACGATGGAGCGGCTCTTTCCGGGCCGCTCCCAGGCCATGCGCGCACAGGTCGAGGGTTTCGCCGAGGGCTTCGGCTTCAAGAACATGCAGGTGCCCGAGCGGGTCAACAACACCCGCCGGGCGCTCGCCGTGGCCGAGTGGGCGCGGGATCAGGGGCGCCTGGAGGCGTTCCACCAAGCCGCCACCGACGCCTACTGGCGGCACAACGCGGACCTGGAGGACCCGGCCGTCGTGGCACGGCTGGCCTCGCAAATAGGCCTGTCGCCCGAGGAGGCCCGCCAGGCGATGGAGGCCCCCGAGTACCTGACGCGCGTGGATGCACTGCGCGCGGAGGCGACCGCCGCGGGCGTGAAGAGCATCCCCACCTTCCTCATCGGCGAAGGCCGGGTGGTGGGCTGCCAGCCTTACGAAGTGCTTGCCGCGGCAGTGCTGCGGGCAGGCGCGACGCCCCGGTCGTGAGCCGGCGGCAGGACGCCACCACCATCATTACATAGGGGGGGCTGTGCGGCGTCCCCCGCTGGGAGAGGCGGGTTTCCTCCCGGGAATGGGGTCCCCCCACAGCATGTAGTCGGTACTCAACGGGGGAACCCACCACAGCCCGGACTCATCCGCCATGCCCTGCGCCCAGCCGCGACCCACCGCCTTTCACCAGTCCCTGCACTCGGATCGCATCGAAGAGCACCGCAACGTCTACTGCCGCCACTACAGCGCCTGTGTGGACGTCGCCGTGCGCAAGGACTGGGAGAGCTTCACCTGCAACAAGTGCCCGCTCATGCAGGCCGACAAGGCCCCGGGCGCGGATGCCTACGCCTTCAACCAACCCTCGGACACGGGCCGCCCTTGAGCGGCCAGGCGAGCCGACGCACCCCTGCCTGAGCCGAAATGTGCCCTGAAGGGCAATGTTCCGGCCCGCACATGTATGCGGCAATACAGTCGTTTCCCCCCTTAGGGAGGCGACTTGTAGTCGCAAGTAGGTGAGACCAATTTCAACGGCACTGGCCCGTCGGGGGGGCCATCGGAGGGAGGCGGGATGCTGCGTCAGGTGCTG
Protein-coding sequences here:
- a CDS encoding DsbA family oxidoreductase — its product is MSLRIRLYSDFVCPFCFIAERSILLRLQKEYAVDVDWRGFELHPEIPLGGTTMERLFPGRSQAMRAQVEGFAEGFGFKNMQVPERVNNTRRALAVAEWARDQGRLEAFHQAATDAYWRHNADLEDPAVVARLASQIGLSPEEARQAMEAPEYLTRVDALRAEATAAGVKSIPTFLIGEGRVVGCQPYEVLAAAVLRAGATPRS